A stretch of the Deltaproteobacteria bacterium genome encodes the following:
- a CDS encoding type II toxin-antitoxin system VapC family toxin, with protein sequence MITAVDTNILLDVFLPDPQWGEHSLRALEVAYNQGALVMCTIVYAELVPQFEERSSLDAALQKINCTIETLDRDVAFLAGQRWGLYRKQGGKRERIITDFLIGAHALLRAERFLTRDRGFYRQWFQDLVLLETR encoded by the coding sequence GTGATCACCGCTGTCGATACCAATATTTTGCTCGATGTCTTTCTGCCTGATCCTCAGTGGGGAGAGCACTCCCTGCGAGCACTCGAGGTAGCGTATAACCAAGGAGCCCTGGTTATGTGCACCATTGTGTACGCCGAGCTCGTTCCCCAATTTGAAGAGAGATCCTCTTTGGATGCCGCATTGCAGAAGATCAATTGTACTATCGAAACTCTTGACCGCGATGTCGCATTCCTCGCTGGACAGCGGTGGGGTCTGTACCGCAAACAAGGTGGCAAGCGGGAGCGAATTATCACTGATTTTCTCATCGGGGCTCATGCCCTCCTGCGGGCAGAACGGTTTCTAACCAGAGATCGGGGGTTTTACCGGCAATGGTTTCAGGA
- a CDS encoding AbrB/MazE/SpoVT family DNA-binding domain-containing protein, giving the protein MKVSERGQVTIPKKLRDRYGLNAEVEIDFVPDEDGIRIIKRAAASHPIREVFGILNRPSEVDTYIEEIRGR; this is encoded by the coding sequence AACGAGGTCAGGTAACCATTCCCAAAAAGTTGCGGGACCGTTACGGACTCAACGCAGAGGTAGAAATCGACTTTGTACCTGATGAAGACGGCATCCGGATTATAAAACGCGCTGCCGCTTCCCACCCGATCCGAGAGGTCTTTGGAATCCTTAATCGCCCTTCTGAGGTCGATACCTATATCGAGGAGATCAGGGGCAGGTGA